Sequence from the Pedobacter sp. D749 genome:
ACAGTTTACCGAAGCTACTGATGTGAATGCATTGGCCATTACAAAATTAGACGGAACGGCAAAAGGTGGTGTAGTAATTGGCATTTCTGATCAATTCAGAATTCCTGTTAAGTATATCGGTGTAGGAGAAAAAATAGGCGATTTACAGCTTTTTGATAAGAAAGAGTTTGTGAATAGTTTGTTTAAATAACACTTCGTGGTTGATTCCACCGATTTAAGTGATTACGCCGATTAGCTCATTTCATAGATTTTATATAGATTTATATATGATCGAATATGAAAAAGACACCTTAACACAAACCATTATAGGCTGTTGTTATGAAGTTCATAATCAGTTAGGTCCGGGATTTTTGGAAAAAACATACGTTAATGCGCTAAAAATCAAACTTCAACAGGCAGGTTTAAATTACACGGCAGAAAAAGAATTCAGCGTTGTATTTGAGAACATTGTTGTAGGAAAATTCAGATGTGATCTTTTTGTTGAAAATAAAGTAATTGTAGAATTAAAATCGGTGACAGGATATCAACCTAAGTTATTTCAAAGTCAACTTATATCATACTTAAAAGCGAGCAAAATTAAAACCGGATTATTGATTAACTTTGGCAACACAAGCTGTGAGGTAAAACGCTTATCTATTTAACAGCAAAATAGGCATCAAAACCCTTAATCTATTAATCCAATCATAAGATTAATCACCGAAATCGTTAATAATCGGTGGAATCATACACAATATGAATACCAAAATAGTAAGAAGTAAAAGCGCAGTTAAACAACCTAAAATTAATGTAATTACATTAGGTTGTTCTAAAAACATATACGATTCGGAAGTGTTGATGGGGCAGTTGCGTGGCAACAATTTAAACGTTGTGCACGAATCAGACAAAATGGGCAAAGACGATATCGTTGTAATCAATACCTGCGGTTTTATCGACAATGCTAAACAGGAATCAATTGATACCATCCTTCAGTTCAGCGAGTTGAAAGAAGCTGGTAAAATTGGTAAGGTAGTGGTTACAGGTTGTTTATCTGAACGCTACAAACCTGAGTTGGAATCAGAAATTACCAACGTTGATGCCTTTTTCGGCACCAATGATTTACAAAATATTCTGCACGAACTAGGTGCTAACTACAAACACGAACTGATTGGCGAACGTTTGCTCACTACTCCATCCCATTTTGCTTATTTCAAAATTGCTGAAGGCTGTAACCGTCCCTGCTCTTTCTGCGCCATTCCTTTAATGCGTGGCAAGCACATGAGCAAACCTATGGAAGAACTGGTTAACGAAGCTAAAATATTGGCCAAAAACGGCACCAAAGAACTGATTTTAATTGCTCAGGATCTTACTTATTACGGATTAGACCTTTACGGCGTACGTAAATTAGATGAGCTGATGCGTCGCCTGTCGGATGTTCCCGGAATCGAATGGATCCGTTTGCAATACGCCTACCCTTCTGGTTTCCCGATGGAAATTTTAGATGCCATGAATGAGCGCGACAACATCTGCAACTATCTGGATATGCCACTACAGCACATTACCGATAACATGCTAAAATCGATGCGTCGCGGTACCACTAAACAGAAAACCATCGATCTGGTTAACCAGATTAGAGATAAAGTTCCGAATATCGCTATGCGTACGACTTTAATCTGCGGTTATCCTGGCGAAACTGAATACGATTTTGAAGAAATGAAGGAATGGGTTGCCGAAACCAAATTCGATCGTTTGGGTTGCTTTACCTACTCGCACGAGGAAAAAACACATGCCCATAGTTTGGTTGATGATATCCCGGATGAAGTTAAACAACAACGTGTTGATGATATCATGGAAATACAACAAGGCATTTCATTTGATATTAACCAGGAAAAAGTAGGCAAAACCTTCAAAGTGCTGATTGATAAAAAAGAAGGTGATTTTTTTGTAGGCAGAACCGAATTTGATTCACCAGAGGTAGATAATGAAGTTTTAATCGACGCTGCAACAGGTTATGCTGCTAATGGAAGTTTTGTTAATGTAAAGGTTGACAGAGCAGAAGATTTCGATTTATACGGAAAAATCGTTTAATAAAAAACTTAATCAATTAAAAATCCCAAGAGTAAGCCTCTTGGGATTTTTTGTTTTAAGACTATAATCATACCTTTTTACGAACTGCCATATATTATTTAAGGCATTTCGATGTTTCCCCTATTCAAGCTCAATACAAACTTTTAGGAAAACTTATTTTATGATATAGTGCATTTTACTTAGTTTTTTGATGCTGGTCTGGTCTTAATCTGACTAGGTTTTAACCAGATTTTAGCTCCTTTTGAGTTTACATAGTATTTCTCATTTTTTGCATTGATATAAACATCAGAACCGTCTGGTGCCATTTTGCCTTTCCAGGTTTTATCAGCAACTTTCGAACTACCTTTTACCGCTACCTCAGCAGTTTTATTCCCTACCGATTTAGCACCTTTACCAATTGCTTTTCCGGTATGATCTATTGCTTTACCTACCTCAGTTTTTTTCTTTTCCTGTGCGCTCACACTAAGGGTTACACCGCCAATTAAGGCCATTGATAATAAACCCATTACTAATTTCTTTTTCATGACAGCTATATTTTTATTTAACTGATAATGATAACAGTTCGCCACCTCTTTTGTTTGATAGCAAAGTATTTATTAATAAATGTTATTAGATTTTTTTTGAGATTGAGAAACGTAATTTTCAGGATGCTTTTTTAGCATGCAGGGTATCATTTTAGTTTTACTATTTTTTTGGAGCGCAAGGACAGTGATCATGATTAAAGCCTGGTCCCGTGCTACGCTGTATCCCTCCGCTGCGCTTCAGGGATGCCGCTGCGCCCGGGGCTAGAAACGTTGTTCCTGCAAAGAACAAAATACAAAATGTCTATAATAGGCAAAGCGTTAATTGTTCCTTACACTGTCCTCTGTTAAATAAACCTTATTGCAGCGGTTATCCTTTTTGGCGCACAAACAAGAATGTTTCCACTAAGCTCTCACAAAAAGATAATAGCGGAAAGAAGGACTGCCCTAACCGACCGGTACAAACCTGCTTTACAAAAATAATTATTGAATCAAATCACTATAATTATTAACCTACGCTAATTTTAGTTTAATTTCTCCGCCAATAGCTTCATTTCTATCTGTGGCGATCGTTTCTCGTAAATGATGCTGTGAACAGCCTTACAGATGGGCATGTCTACATTATACTCCTGGTTTTTGATGTGCATACATTTTGCAGCATAATAACCTTCGGCTACCATATTCATTTCTAACTGTGCCGATTTTACGGTATACCCCTTGCCTATCATATTACCAAAAGTACGGTTGCGGCTGAACTGTGAATAGGCAGTTACGAGCAAATCGCCCAGATAGGCTGATTCTTTAATGTCGCGATCAATGGGATGAACCAAATCTACAAAACGTTTGATTTCTCGTATGGCGTTGCTAATGAGCACGGCCTGAAAGTTATCGCCATAACCTATGCCATGGCAAATGCCACTGGCTACGGCGTAAATATTTTTTAAAACAGCAGCGTATTCTGTACCGAAAATATCGTCAGAAACATTAGTTTTAATGTAGCGTGTATTTAAAATCGAGGCAAATGCGGCCGCTTTATCTACGTCGGTACAGGCAATAGTTAGGTAAGAAAGTTTCTCAAAGGCTACTTCTTCTGCATGGCAGGGGCCGCTTACCACAAGAATATCGTGATAAGGGATGTTGTATTTTTCGTTCAAAAATTCGCCGATAATCAGGTTATCTTCGGGTACAATTCCCTTAATGGCTGATACTATTTTCTTGCCTCTTAAATCTTCAGGGGTTATGGCAGACAGTGTTTCCTTTAAAAAAGCCGCAGGAACATTTAAAATAACAAAATCAGCTGATTTTATAATCGAACTGATATCAGACGAGATATTGTCCTGATTGAGTTTTAGCTCAACAGAACTGAGGTAATGAGGATTGTGTTTAAATTTTTTGATGTGTTCAATGGCTGTTTCGTTACGCATCCACCAAAAAATCTCTTTCTCAGACAAATTATCTGCAAGCATTTTTACGATGGCAGTAGCCCAGCTCCCACCCCCTATCATTGCTATTTTAGGTACCATGATTATAAAAAAGGTTTAAGGTAAAGGTGTAAAATCATTTTTCAAAAGGTATAAGGCAAAAGGTGTAAGGCTTAAAGTTAGGCTCAATGCCATATACCTTAAACCTTACACCCTAAACCTTAGAAATACACCTAAACAACGCAAGTTACTATTTCTTGCGATTATTTATAAACTACTTTTTCCCGTCTTTGCTAAACAATTGGTCTTTAGCTGTTTTTTCTACAACCATACCATCTTTCAGTTTGCTCTGAATGGCTGAATAAGGACCAGTTACAACTTCTTCTCCGGCTTTAACACCCGATTTTACTATGATAAACTGATCGTTCTGAATACCCGTTGTCACCTCTGCTTTTTTAACTTTTTTACTTTTAGCATCGTAAGTGTAAACATATTGCTTCACCTTTTTGTCGGTAAGTTTCGATTTCTGTTTATCGGTATTTTCCTGGCTGCCCTGGTTATTGTTGCTACCACCCGATTTTGCATTATCAGTAAACACCG
This genomic interval carries:
- a CDS encoding NAD(P)H-dependent glycerol-3-phosphate dehydrogenase; translation: MVPKIAMIGGGSWATAIVKMLADNLSEKEIFWWMRNETAIEHIKKFKHNPHYLSSVELKLNQDNISSDISSIIKSADFVILNVPAAFLKETLSAITPEDLRGKKIVSAIKGIVPEDNLIIGEFLNEKYNIPYHDILVVSGPCHAEEVAFEKLSYLTIACTDVDKAAAFASILNTRYIKTNVSDDIFGTEYAAVLKNIYAVASGICHGIGYGDNFQAVLISNAIREIKRFVDLVHPIDRDIKESAYLGDLLVTAYSQFSRNRTFGNMIGKGYTVKSAQLEMNMVAEGYYAAKCMHIKNQEYNVDMPICKAVHSIIYEKRSPQIEMKLLAEKLN
- a CDS encoding GxxExxY protein produces the protein MIEYEKDTLTQTIIGCCYEVHNQLGPGFLEKTYVNALKIKLQQAGLNYTAEKEFSVVFENIVVGKFRCDLFVENKVIVELKSVTGYQPKLFQSQLISYLKASKIKTGLLINFGNTSCEVKRLSI
- the rimO gene encoding 30S ribosomal protein S12 methylthiotransferase RimO; this translates as MNTKIVRSKSAVKQPKINVITLGCSKNIYDSEVLMGQLRGNNLNVVHESDKMGKDDIVVINTCGFIDNAKQESIDTILQFSELKEAGKIGKVVVTGCLSERYKPELESEITNVDAFFGTNDLQNILHELGANYKHELIGERLLTTPSHFAYFKIAEGCNRPCSFCAIPLMRGKHMSKPMEELVNEAKILAKNGTKELILIAQDLTYYGLDLYGVRKLDELMRRLSDVPGIEWIRLQYAYPSGFPMEILDAMNERDNICNYLDMPLQHITDNMLKSMRRGTTKQKTIDLVNQIRDKVPNIAMRTTLICGYPGETEYDFEEMKEWVAETKFDRLGCFTYSHEEKTHAHSLVDDIPDEVKQQRVDDIMEIQQGISFDINQEKVGKTFKVLIDKKEGDFFVGRTEFDSPEVDNEVLIDAATGYAANGSFVNVKVDRAEDFDLYGKIV